The Magnetococcus marinus MC-1 genome contains the following window.
TGGCGCGTGCTGAATATGGCCAGGGGGTCCTATCTTATGAATTTAGGCAATACCCCTGGACACATTCAACACTGGTCTACGTCTGCTTTTACCGATCTGGTTGAACAACGATTTAAAATTCTGTCGGTGCGAACCCCTATTCCCTGGACATTTATTGCATGCCAACCCCGCTAAAGTCAGGGGAACGTTGGATGAGTTGGTTTAGCCGAGGAATTGTTCTGGTCTGTCTATTGCTGTTGTCTTGGCAACTGTACCAGCATGGTGGATATTTTTTGCGTCACGAACGGTGGGGATGGTCCCTGTTTGGCATACTGTTTTTTGCCTCTTTGCTCTATGCCGTGATTTGCACCCTGTTGGGCATGGGTTGGATCGCTCTGCTGCGAGGGTTGGGTGATCGAACATTGGCTTCACAACTTTATGTAATTTATACAAAGTCACATATTGCCAAATTTCTTCCGGGTAACATCTTTCACTATGCAGGACGGTTTGCACTGGGCCGGTTGGCCGGGGTGGCCCATGCGCATACAACACTGGCCTCCATGGGGGAGTTAGCCTCATTAGGGTTGATGGCCATCCTGTTAATGCTCTTCACCCTCCCTCGCCCCCTGGTACTGCAACATGATGCTTTCACTTGGGCTGCCGGGCTCTTTCTGGGGTTACTGCTGCTTACTACGCTATTGATTTTAAGTTGGTGTCGCCAAGGTTGGGTTGTCAGGTTTTTTGAAAATCGTCTGGGCATGCAATTTACAGTACCCTGTGGCTACCCTATCCTTTTGGGAGGCCTTGGTGCTGCCATGGGGCATTTATTATTTTTTATCGCTGTGGGTGCACTTACTCTATGGTTGGCAAATCAACTGGGCGGAGCAGCTGAGCTATGGCCCCAGGTACTGGGAATTTATGCGTTATCATGGTTACTTGGTACCGCTACGCCGGGCAGCCCAGGTGGGGTTGGGGTTAGAGAGGTTGTCTTGGTTGCGGCGCTCAGTCAAATGATGGGCGAACCACAAGCTTTGATGTTGGCACTGATGCTACGGGTGGTTACGACGGTTGGGGACTTCGGGTTTTGGGCTGGTGGTTTGCTGGTTGAGCGCGTCAACACGGCAGTTCCCGTTAACACCATGCGTAGCCATCGAGATATGTGACAACTGTAAATGAGCACGCAACCATACCAAAATTAATTTAGGGGCACTTGAAGAAAAAGCCTAAGGGTAGTGTCTAAACGGTTATGATTAGATTGGCTGGGTTTGGCACTTTTTTTCCGACGCGTACACCTATCCGCATACCCTATGCAAGGGCGATTGGAAAAACAGGCGATCAACGGGGGCCGTCAGGGCAATCGCATTTGAAAATCACACACAGAAAGCGAGGCCTTTTTCGCCTCAATTTGTCCCTAGCGAGCAATCTCCATCCCTCAGAGGGCCATTTTTCTGACCAAAAAAGCGGTTGGACGGGGGTAAAAGGAGGCCAAAAGCCGCATGCGGGGTCGTCCAATTTCAAATGCGATTGCCCTGGGGGGCAGTTGCGTTTGCCTTGACATCGTTTGTGGTAGACGTACAATGTTGGGTTACGGGTTGGTCGTTCGTCCAGTCTGGTAGGATTCCCCTCCGTTTTTGTAAGGAGTCGTTATGGAGTGGTTTTTGATTGACGAGACGAGACCCTCTGAAGAGGGGTGGATAATATTGACCGATACCAACACCTTTTGGGCTGAAAATATCGCCAGTCCTGAGCATTTGGAAGCCATTCTTAAAACGCGCAAGCCTACCCATTGGGCCACTTTGCGTTTTCCTGATGAGCAGAGCAAAAGTAAAAGCATTTTTAGCCGGGTGAATAACGAGTTTCTTTTCAAATACCGATCCGGATGGTGACATCGGCAATGGGACAGCCCCCTCCTTCCTCAGATTTTTTTCATGTAGACGCTCATCTAAAAACATAATGTGAAAACTCTACTCCTGAAAACCCTCAATTTTCGGGGGGATTACCCCATCACAAATCCCATGCCATGGGCAAGCCGCTGGACGACCATTTTCGGCTTGGTGTTCTTAGGCTTGATCCGGGCCATTACCCTGGATCACTTTTGTTTATTAGGGGGGATGCGGGGGAAACCCCATGTCCCTACCCGACGAGATCCTTACCCCGCTGGGCAAGCGGACCGCCTACATCCTGGTGTTCATCCATCTCGGCAGCCGCCGTGTTGTCCACATCAGCGCCCCCACCTACCACCCGGAGACAGTGCCTGGGTCACCCAGCAGGCCCGGAACGCGGCCATGTGGTGCGACGACGAAGGCATCAAGCCCCGGTTTCTGGTCCGCGACGCCGACACCAAGTTCTCCGGCCCGCTCAATACGATCTGGAAAACCGAAGGGGCCCGGGTGATCCAGATTCCCCACCGCGCACCCCAAGCGAATTCTTACGCAGAGTCTTGGATTTCCTCAGCAAAGCGCGAGTGTCTCGACTTCTTTGTCTGTTTCAGTCTTGGCCAACTGGCTTACATCACCCCCACGTGAGTCCGACATTTCAACGAAGAAAGATCTCATCAGGGCCGGGACACCGGCAATAACGTCCTGGATGTCAATTTTAAACCAAAACGGGATGGCCCAATCCGAAGCAAGGAAGCCCTCGGCGGGATGATCAGATCGTACTATCGTGAGGCTGCCTGAGACTGCTTCCCACTGCCAGACAGATTGGGGACAATCTCTCTGAAAATCATGGTGAAGCGGCGTCTCTACATGATGGTACAGCCCAGGAGAAAGCGTTCGACTCCTTTTCACTTAACAAAATGATCCGAAAGAACATAATTTCTTATTCAAAAACATCGTGTAACGAGTGTGCATCGAAAATTTTGTCTACCCAGGACTCTATCTCTTCCACATCTGCGGTCATGACCTTATTCGAGATCTCGTCGGGCAATGGACCAAACCGGCGTGACAAAAGTCGGAGCAGCATGGATGCCCCCTCTTCCTTCCGCCCCTCTTGACGCCCTTTCTGAAGCCCTTTCTGAAGCCCTTTCTGAAGCCCTTTCTGTATACCCTGGGCTTCCCACTCTTTGGTCCACTCCAGCACGGTCTCGGCAAGCATGGCATCTACCTCCTGCAAATCGTTTAACTCCGGGATCACCTGACCTAACGCTTTCCTGGGCAACAACACCCTGCCCAGCATGACGGTGAAGGCTCGCCTCAAACTCAACTGACCGGGTGCTTTCAACCAATCGATCAGACTACTCAAAACAGCGCGGATATCCGTTGGTGACTGGCTCTTCTCCAATCGGAATAAGGCCGCCGCCAGATTCTGCATCTCCAACAGCTTCGCATCCTCATAGCGAACTTCATCTATCAGCAGATAACGCATATGCGGGCGAAAACGCTCAAGCCCTCCAGGAACCGGGCGAATAAGATCGGCCACATCTGTCGCCGCTGACCAGATTGGCTTCCCATTGTAAAGCACCATGGGCAGCACCGGGGGCAACATCTCGCCCTGCTTCACCTGTCCGGATTTTACCAGATCCTGATACAATAGCATCACGTAGGCGTTCATGCGGACCGCCATCATCCAGTCCACCGTCGATTGGAACTCAATCAGCACAAAAATATAGAGCCACGCTTCGCCCCAGCGCACCCGCCAGATGACATCATCCTCACGATCCCGCAGGTCATCGGTAATATAGCTGCCACTCACCTTCTCAAGGCTGGTAAAATCGAGATGCTCGACCCACGCCTCCTGGACAAACCCCAACAGCAGATCACGCACCATCTCTGCGTGGCTGAAGAGCTGCTTGTAGCTGCTATCGTGATCGCCCAACGGAATAATCCCTTACTCTTCACTAAGACAAGCAATGCTTCGCATCGTAGCCAATTTCATTCATCGCGTCACTGAATGGCTCACTTCCAGGATTACCCTGCAACAGGAGATGGAGATCACGGCGAAAACGTCCTGGTAGACCTAAGAGCCCTCGCAAACTCCGTGATCTGATCAAAAAATAAGCCAGGAGAAGCCTTTGTGGGGAACATGCATACCACGGCAAAATGCTCAAGTGGGCATGCTCATTCAGCCATTCCGTGTGGCCTACCCCTGGGATAGCACGCCACGCTCCCTGCTACACGATCAAGGCCCAACATGGAGAGAGGGGAACATCATCGCGTTTCCAGTGCTTAGAGGCGGTCTGCACCACCGGTACAAACGGATCGCAGCCTGCCCTCTATCCGTTGTCCCGTTCCTAGATTTCCAAAGATTACGCTTCGGCGCTGAACCAATGGCCTGTGCTCGAAGTCGGGGATTCTGCGCTTTAAGCATCAGCCGAAGTCACTACGCACCCCGATTCTCCCGGAATTCTGCCTGATCGTCCAGCGAAATCGGCCTCGCAGGGGTCGCAAACGAGGCCCATTGCGGCTGGATGAAATAAACGACAGGTACAGCTGGGACAACCCCCCAGCAGAAAGCTTTTACCATATCCTAAAGGTTGAACCCGTTTCATCCTGTGAGTTTGAAACGCGAGAAGAAGCTAAACAGGTAACCTTTCAATCTATAAAGATTTTTATAACGGTAATCGCAAATATACTTTAATCAGCTCTATGCGCCCTTCTCAGCATCTACTGGTGTGGCTCAAGTCCGCGTAAAAAACTGTCTGTTTTAGTATTGCCACATCAGTCAAGGACGAGTTCCCTTGAACGGTCATCTTAATCCACAATGTATAATGCTAATTATTTGTAAATATTATAGATTATCCACAAATTCTAGATAGACTTTTGACAATTGCCATACTGCCTTGCATAAATACCTTTCATATCATCCCGCAGCATGAGCACCAAAAGCCACCCTTTGCAAACGAGCTTTGTAACAAAATAATACAGACAAAGGCCTAAAACCCTTTGATAAAGAGGGCACGACT
Protein-coding sequences here:
- a CDS encoding lysylphosphatidylglycerol synthase domain-containing protein; translation: MSWFSRGIVLVCLLLLSWQLYQHGGYFLRHERWGWSLFGILFFASLLYAVICTLLGMGWIALLRGLGDRTLASQLYVIYTKSHIAKFLPGNIFHYAGRFALGRLAGVAHAHTTLASMGELASLGLMAILLMLFTLPRPLVLQHDAFTWAAGLFLGLLLLTTLLILSWCRQGWVVRFFENRLGMQFTVPCGYPILLGGLGAAMGHLLFFIAVGALTLWLANQLGGAAELWPQVLGIYALSWLLGTATPGSPGGVGVREVVLVAALSQMMGEPQALMLALMLRVVTTVGDFGFWAGGLLVERVNTAVPVNTMRSHRDM
- a CDS encoding Rpn family recombination-promoting nuclease/putative transposase, which produces MGDHDSSYKQLFSHAEMVRDLLLGFVQEAWVEHLDFTSLEKVSGSYITDDLRDREDDVIWRVRWGEAWLYIFVLIEFQSTVDWMMAVRMNAYVMLLYQDLVKSGQVKQGEMLPPVLPMVLYNGKPIWSAATDVADLIRPVPGGLERFRPHMRYLLIDEVRYEDAKLLEMQNLAAALFRLEKSQSPTDIRAVLSSLIDWLKAPGQLSLRRAFTVMLGRVLLPRKALGQVIPELNDLQEVDAMLAETVLEWTKEWEAQGIQKGLQKGLQKGLQKGRQEGRKEEGASMLLRLLSRRFGPLPDEISNKVMTADVEEIESWVDKIFDAHSLHDVFE